A region of the Prevotella melaninogenica genome:
TACGAAAAGCGTCCATACATTTAACGGAAGAGACTCTTTTTTCGGTTAAAGAGGAACCTTTATAAACCCAATTTACCTGATACGCACGTATTATTACGAATGCCTAAGATTAATATGAGATAAAGTTAAAAATAAAAATTTCATTCAGAAGTTTTTGTTTTCATGAAAGTTTTATATATTTGCGTCTGATAGTTGTGATTTGTTATTTTAAATTTATAGTATATGAAAAAAAATCTATTAAAACCTTTTTTAGTAACCTTATTGGTTATCTTTTGCAGCGTATCAGTTAATGCACAGCGAGTAGAAAATGGTAAACTTATTTCGTGGGACGGAGCTTCTGGAAGTATAAAGATACCCGATGGCGTTACTGAAATTGCCGAAAACTGCTTTTATACACAGGATGAAGGTGGAGAAGATAGTTGGGGCGGTGGTGAAGCCATTAGTAACACACAAATTACGAGTGTTGATTTTAACCAAGTAACTACCATTGGTAAGAATGCTTTTAAGGGTTGTACGGGCATTACTTCTTTGGTAGCTATACACGTTAAAACTATAAATAAGGAGGCTTTTGAGGGTTGCTCATCTATCAAAACTCTTTCTCTGCCAGCAGTGGTAACCATTAGTAAGAATGCTTTTGCCAATTGTGAACAATTAAACACGGTGTCTTTGGGAGCTTCCTTATCTAACGTTACAGCTAATCCTTTTTCTAATTGTACTGCTTTGAAAGAATTTGTAGTTGATCAATCGTCAGCAACTTTTATGGCAGATGGTCACGCCTTAATACGCAAAAGTGATGGAACATTGGTTTCATTTCCTTGCGCTTTAACGGAATACACGGCTTCTTCAGTGTGTAAAAAGTTAGGTGATAGTAGTTTTAAGAATTGTTCTAAGCTTGTTAAACTTAATCTTCCTTCTGTTTTAGAAATAGGAGAAAGTGCACTATCTAATTGTTCCTCGCTTGTAGAATTATTAGTTCCTCATTTGCAAAAAGTAAATAATATCTATGGATTGACATTTAATGGAGTAGGAAACTTGAAGGTGGTAGATGTTCATCTAAGTGATCAATTCTCTGGTTTTGGAGGTGCTTTACCAGATAAAGAGGGTACAATTGTATATGTTAGTAATGAGGCTGTAAAGCAAAGACTACAAAATGAGTTCAAAAAAGCAAAGATAGTTGTTGGTGAAGCAAATGCTGTAAAACAAGTAAAGGTGACTTATAGTAGCGAAGGACCTGGCTCGTTAGAGGCTTGGACCTTGTCTGGGACAGATGTGAAAAATAATACATACATTGCACAAGGTTCTAAATTATCTATTAAGAGCATACCTTTATTTGATTGTGAGGCTTATAAATGGTTAGTAAATGGTGAGGATAGAACTTCTAATGTAAAAGAAAACATATTAGAAATAGAAGATGTTGCTCAGGATATAAACGTTGTTGTACATTTTAGGAAAACAGAAGAAGGGGCGTACATCTTTTTCCGAAGTGTGTCGCCTATGATGGGTTCAATTACTTGCACTAAGGAAGATGGAACACAAGTGTTAAGTGCTTCAAAGGTAAAAGTTGGAGAAAAACTTACATTCACAGCTAAGCCACGCCGTGGATATAGAATAACAAACTGGCAAAGAGAAAAGAAAAATGTAGCAACTGCTGAGTTTGAGAACTTAACAGATTTTTATTCAATGTCGAGTATCACACTTTCTGCAGAAGATGCAATGGATATTCAGGTAGACTTTGATCGTAAAGCAGATTATTATGTCGTTAAATTTGCATCGTTTAATGATAAAACTGGTACACTTTCAGCTCAAAATGTAAGCGATAATACTATGTTAAGTACTGGTGAGGCATTGCCAAAGGGATCTAAGATTGTCTTTACTGCGCAACCTAAGGAAGGATATGGTGTTGATGAATGGCAATTAAATGGCAATACAATACTCAAGTACACAAGCTCTACTTATACCATTGATAACTTACAATCAGACGTAGAAGTAAATATGGTTTGTAGTGAAAGGAGAGAAGAGGTGCCAACTGACGCAACAATAGTAGATGGACATTTAATTAAATGGTCACCTGTTGGTGAT
Encoded here:
- a CDS encoding leucine-rich repeat domain-containing protein — protein: MKKNLLKPFLVTLLVIFCSVSVNAQRVENGKLISWDGASGSIKIPDGVTEIAENCFYTQDEGGEDSWGGGEAISNTQITSVDFNQVTTIGKNAFKGCTGITSLVAIHVKTINKEAFEGCSSIKTLSLPAVVTISKNAFANCEQLNTVSLGASLSNVTANPFSNCTALKEFVVDQSSATFMADGHALIRKSDGTLVSFPCALTEYTASSVCKKLGDSSFKNCSKLVKLNLPSVLEIGESALSNCSSLVELLVPHLQKVNNIYGLTFNGVGNLKVVDVHLSDQFSGFGGALPDKEGTIVYVSNEAVKQRLQNEFKKAKIVVGEANAVKQVKVTYSSEGPGSLEAWTLSGTDVKNNTYIAQGSKLSIKSIPLFDCEAYKWLVNGEDRTSNVKENILEIEDVAQDINVVVHFRKTEEGAYIFFRSVSPMMGSITCTKEDGTQVLSASKVKVGEKLTFTAKPRRGYRITNWQREKKNVATAEFENLTDFYSMSSITLSAEDAMDIQVDFDRKADYYVVKFASFNDKTGTLSAQNVSDNTMLSTGEALPKGSKIVFTAQPKEGYGVDEWQLNGNTILKYTSSTYTIDNLQSDVEVNMVCSERREEVPTDATIVDGHLIKWSPVGDAVLPSNVTHIDAHAFEGANQMTTLTLNDRVEKISYPAFLYCNSLVKFEVPATNQYFTSVDGVLYSKDRTTLVSYPNGRPDASYTIPATTQNVQPAAFTTVPALTSVKVEEGNSYLRSVEGVLYDAQLSTLLFYPVQPSREKAKEIVLREGLTTLAPYALTHHTALEKITLPESLKVIKDNALCYNPKLTNLNIKEEGSSALVFIGESAFKYCRSLDTLPYFSMLKTISKSAFSTCTGLYTIHIPAGCSLEKNAFEKCINLHDVYAYDVTPATIDANMFTDIVFINETRLIVPVKSGHLYANQIGWNVFAGHIIESIETGVRTIEDTHVTVRETSNGVIVDGLQAGLRYVLYSTNGCLVAQGVTTMASLTLTLQKGLYMLKIEKVGTFKCMK